One stretch of Streptomyces sp. MMBL 11-1 DNA includes these proteins:
- a CDS encoding SAM-dependent methyltransferase produces the protein MTVTSRNIDEVLPLGRALAELGVQQLKLHHPRPVGNAADHPELLVTSRDAVALHRGDVHLPGDSQAHALGLIDRLKLEELHEYVEVAEDDFLDGKPLGLQCDAVWTSCSWHYSANHHRPLGEFVDRMQRLVRPGGVFGAEFMMPVERRHHMIEHYTSPERLHPHFIGDWEVLLTLRTTEFTERAHVGQPHGHTHRMGLLLAARTSTLTDHF, from the coding sequence ATGACCGTCACCTCGCGGAACATCGACGAAGTCCTGCCCCTTGGCAGGGCCTTGGCGGAACTCGGGGTCCAGCAGCTCAAGCTCCACCACCCGCGGCCGGTCGGCAACGCCGCCGATCATCCCGAGCTGCTGGTCACCTCCCGCGACGCGGTCGCCCTCCATAGGGGCGACGTCCACCTCCCGGGTGACAGCCAGGCCCACGCGTTGGGACTGATCGATCGCCTGAAGCTCGAAGAACTCCACGAATACGTAGAGGTCGCCGAGGATGACTTCCTGGACGGTAAACCCCTGGGCCTGCAGTGCGACGCGGTCTGGACGAGCTGCTCGTGGCACTACAGTGCCAACCACCACCGCCCGCTCGGCGAGTTCGTCGACCGCATGCAGCGCCTGGTCCGCCCGGGCGGCGTGTTCGGCGCGGAGTTCATGATGCCCGTCGAAAGACGCCACCACATGATCGAGCACTACACCTCCCCGGAACGCCTTCACCCCCACTTCATCGGCGACTGGGAGGTCCTGCTCACCCTGCGCACCACCGAGTTCACGGAACGCGCCCACGTCGGCCAGCCGCACGGCCACACCCACCGCATGGGCCTGCTGCTCGCGGCCCGGACGTCCACCCTCACCGACCACTTCTGA
- a CDS encoding class IV adenylate cyclase, translating into MKHEYEAKFLAVDVAALQNKLSALGAVQAFPRTLLTRKIFENDSLDGGAWIRLRDEGTRSTLTLKQVTDATTIDGTKEIETEVTDLHAMADILRRVGLTEVRYQENYREEWRLGEVAFDFDTWPDLPTFLEIEGPDEASVRQAAALLDLDYSEARFGSVDEIYKSESSRDILAEPTLLFSVAEKQKDGSPTAQDR; encoded by the coding sequence ATGAAGCACGAGTACGAGGCGAAGTTCCTGGCCGTGGACGTCGCCGCCCTCCAGAACAAGCTGAGCGCCCTCGGTGCCGTCCAGGCGTTCCCCCGCACTCTCCTCACCCGCAAGATCTTCGAGAACGACTCCCTCGACGGCGGGGCCTGGATTCGGCTGCGGGACGAGGGCACCCGCTCGACCCTCACGCTCAAGCAGGTCACCGACGCCACGACGATCGACGGCACCAAGGAGATCGAAACCGAGGTCACCGACCTGCACGCCATGGCCGACATCCTGCGCCGGGTCGGCCTCACCGAGGTTAGGTACCAGGAGAACTACCGCGAGGAATGGCGCCTGGGCGAAGTCGCCTTCGACTTCGACACCTGGCCCGACCTCCCCACCTTCCTGGAGATCGAAGGACCCGACGAGGCATCGGTGCGCCAGGCCGCCGCGCTGCTGGACCTCGACTACTCCGAGGCCCGGTTCGGCAGCGTCGACGAGATCTACAAGAGCGAGTCCAGCCGCGACATCCTCGCCGAACCCACGCTCCTGTTCTCCGTAGCAGAGAAGCAAAAGGACGGTTCCCCCACGGCCCAGGACCGTTGA
- a CDS encoding alpha/beta hydrolase, whose translation MDTRRLLRTFAIGIGTAGLLISGCSGSGSSPSASATGTAAPEGLSSYYAQKLSWRDCGVEGFECTTMKAPKDYDQPDDGDIELAVSRKKATGPGKRIGSLLVNPGGPGGSAIGYLQGYAALGYPAQVRARYDMVAIDPRGVARSEPVECLTGPEMDAYTQVDQTPDEQAEVRKLSASFEKFAAGCEKRSGEILPYVSTVDTARDMDVLRALLGDEKLSYVGASYGTFLGATYADLFPERAGRLVLDGAMDPSLKAIDMNRDQTAGFEGAFQSFAADCVEQPDCPLGTTSTADAATALKQLFTDLDAKPIPTGDDRKLGESLATIGVIAAMYDEAAWPQLREALAGAQRSDGSGLLSLADSYYEREPNGKYANLMFANAAVNCLDLPPAFDGPDAVEKAVPDFEKASPVFGRGFAWASLNCAHWPTEATGTPHRTEAKGADPIVVVGTTRDPATPYQWSEALAEQLSSGTLLTYEGDGHTAYGRGSDCIDTAINTYLLEGTPPADGKKCT comes from the coding sequence ATGGATACCAGGCGGCTGCTCCGCACCTTCGCCATCGGGATCGGCACTGCCGGCCTCCTCATCTCCGGCTGCAGCGGCAGCGGCTCGTCGCCGAGCGCCTCGGCCACCGGCACGGCGGCCCCCGAGGGGCTGTCGTCGTACTACGCGCAGAAGCTGAGCTGGCGCGACTGCGGGGTGGAGGGGTTCGAGTGCACGACGATGAAGGCGCCGAAGGACTACGACCAGCCGGATGACGGCGACATCGAACTCGCGGTCTCCCGCAAGAAGGCCACGGGACCGGGCAAGCGGATCGGTTCCCTCCTGGTGAATCCGGGCGGCCCCGGCGGCTCCGCGATCGGCTACCTCCAGGGGTACGCGGCACTCGGCTATCCGGCCCAGGTGAGGGCCCGCTACGACATGGTGGCGATCGACCCGCGCGGCGTGGCCCGCAGCGAACCCGTCGAGTGCCTCACAGGACCGGAGATGGACGCCTACACCCAGGTCGACCAGACGCCCGACGAACAGGCGGAGGTCCGGAAGCTGAGCGCGTCCTTCGAAAAGTTCGCGGCGGGCTGCGAGAAGCGGTCCGGCGAGATCCTCCCGTACGTCTCCACCGTCGACACGGCCCGCGACATGGACGTCCTGCGGGCCCTGCTCGGCGACGAGAAGCTGAGTTACGTCGGAGCTTCGTACGGAACCTTCCTGGGCGCCACCTACGCGGACCTCTTCCCGGAGCGGGCCGGCCGCCTCGTCCTGGACGGGGCGATGGACCCCTCCCTGAAGGCCATCGACATGAACCGCGACCAGACGGCGGGCTTCGAGGGGGCCTTCCAGTCCTTCGCGGCCGACTGCGTCGAGCAGCCGGACTGCCCGCTCGGCACCACGTCCACCGCCGACGCGGCGACCGCGCTGAAGCAGCTCTTCACGGACCTGGACGCCAAGCCGATCCCGACCGGCGACGACCGCAAGCTGGGCGAGTCCCTGGCCACCATCGGCGTGATCGCCGCCATGTACGACGAGGCGGCCTGGCCGCAGCTCCGCGAGGCGCTGGCGGGCGCGCAGCGGAGCGACGGTTCCGGCCTCCTGTCCCTGGCCGACAGCTACTACGAGCGCGAGCCGAACGGGAAGTACGCGAACCTCATGTTCGCCAACGCCGCCGTGAACTGCCTCGACCTGCCGCCCGCCTTCGACGGCCCCGACGCGGTCGAGAAGGCGGTCCCGGACTTCGAGAAGGCCTCCCCGGTCTTCGGCCGCGGCTTCGCCTGGGCCTCCCTGAACTGCGCCCACTGGCCGACCGAGGCCACGGGCACCCCGCACCGCACCGAGGCGAAGGGCGCCGACCCGATCGTGGTCGTCGGCACCACCCGCGACCCGGCCACCCCGTACCAGTGGTCCGAGGCCCTCGCCGAGCAACTCTCCTCCGGCACCCTGCTCACCTACGAGGGCGACGGCCACACCGCGTACGGCCGGGGCAGCGACTGCATCGACACGGCGATCAACACGTACCTCCTGGAGGGCACCCCGCCCGCCGACGGCAAGAAGTGCACCTGA
- the tmk gene encoding dTMP kinase, which yields MTRAEQPTVVSPTSDTLAADSRERAVRALLRIPPLKRLWSAQLVGGIGDALALLVLVLLSLQAAVLEGSFGTGYRGAAFAVAAVFGARILSTLFFGAVLLGPLTALTGPGGKLDRRWLMIGVDGLRLALLVVAPLWIDWTPDKALMMILITVFVTGAGERLWAVAKDSAAPALLPAPPLEGAAVRPLPDHLDALRRLSLRTNFLAVPAAAVALLAATLVGNLLGSGLEWFSFHQAALGSYVAAGFFSASISILYFLQFPATQTPRPRSPLEGLRRPATGNGPDKGRTGAVPLLVAVCAALAGAIAAAAAVSVLHAYDLGGGPATFALLILGLTGGTALGIRTARHVLPTLSRRRLLALATTVTGLALLALGLVPDTATGIAIALLAGYAAGVAANTGHTLIDQETEAFRQARTTEHLQAVVRVLVALGAVAGPLLAAAIGRHRLVAGDFVFAHGGAAFTLMLLGALLLPVAALVLARTDDRAGVPLRRDLREALRGGDPAVAPAATGFFLALEGGDGAGKSTQVEALADWIRSKGHEVVVTREPGATPVGKRLRSILLDVSSAGLSNRAEALLYAADRAEHVDSVVRPALERGAIVISDRYIDSSVAYQGAGRDLAPTEIARISRWATSGLVPHLTVLLDVDPATARERFTEAPDRLESEPAEFHERVRSGFLTLAAADPTRYLVVDAGQEPESITTVVRHRLDQLLPLSEAEIEAIEEARRQAIEEARRKAEEEAARKAEEERLEKERQEQLARLRAEEEERKQRELEEARRREAERQAEEARQRAEEARRRAEEDRLRLEAEERVREAEQERLRKQAEEEARLRKEAEAQRLEKQRKAEEALMRAEEARRRAEAEAAARTEAARAEADRAEARRAEEARASRASRPESSSPSSSRSEGPSVPENELTVPTPIVNPNEITQPVPAVRPEDDRPSGSGTGTGTGARSGSALGDDETAMLPRFSDQRPADRPQAREADETAVLPPVSADRPSDRVPQGFFRDESPASSPAESENERTRELPQVEDPNAGETPDRQQGRRTRPRPDWAEETPLDDLPTLADELLGGHEDDGPAGRGRRPRG from the coding sequence ATGACGCGAGCCGAGCAGCCAACGGTCGTGAGCCCCACCTCCGACACACTTGCCGCAGACTCACGCGAGCGCGCCGTACGGGCCCTGTTGCGTATTCCCCCGCTGAAGCGGTTGTGGAGTGCCCAGCTCGTCGGCGGTATCGGCGATGCACTCGCCCTTCTCGTGCTGGTGCTGCTGTCGCTGCAAGCGGCGGTCCTTGAGGGCTCATTCGGCACCGGATACCGCGGGGCGGCCTTCGCCGTCGCCGCCGTCTTCGGTGCCCGGATCCTTTCCACCCTGTTCTTCGGAGCCGTACTCCTGGGGCCTCTGACGGCCCTCACGGGGCCCGGCGGAAAGCTGGACCGGCGATGGCTGATGATCGGGGTGGACGGGCTGCGCCTGGCGCTCCTGGTCGTCGCCCCGCTGTGGATCGACTGGACGCCCGACAAGGCGCTCATGATGATCCTCATCACCGTCTTCGTGACCGGCGCCGGTGAGCGCCTGTGGGCCGTGGCCAAGGACAGTGCCGCCCCGGCGCTGCTGCCCGCCCCGCCCCTCGAAGGCGCGGCCGTACGCCCCCTGCCCGACCACCTCGACGCCCTGCGCCGCCTCTCGCTGCGTACGAACTTCCTCGCCGTGCCGGCCGCCGCGGTGGCCCTGCTGGCCGCCACCCTGGTCGGCAACCTCCTCGGCTCCGGCCTGGAGTGGTTCTCCTTCCACCAGGCGGCGCTGGGGTCCTATGTCGCGGCAGGGTTCTTCTCCGCCTCCATCTCCATCCTGTACTTCCTTCAGTTCCCGGCCACGCAGACGCCCCGGCCGCGCTCCCCGCTGGAGGGCCTGCGCCGCCCCGCCACCGGCAACGGCCCCGACAAGGGCCGCACCGGTGCCGTCCCCCTGCTGGTCGCGGTCTGCGCGGCCCTCGCCGGAGCCATCGCCGCGGCCGCGGCCGTCTCCGTACTGCACGCCTACGACCTCGGCGGCGGGCCCGCGACGTTCGCGCTGCTCATCCTCGGACTGACCGGCGGCACCGCCCTCGGCATCCGCACCGCGCGCCACGTGCTGCCCACGCTGTCGCGCCGCCGTCTGCTGGCGCTGGCCACGACCGTCACCGGCCTCGCGCTTCTCGCGCTCGGCCTGGTGCCGGACACCGCGACCGGGATCGCCATCGCCCTGCTCGCCGGTTACGCCGCCGGGGTCGCCGCGAACACCGGGCACACCCTGATCGACCAGGAGACCGAGGCGTTCCGGCAGGCCCGGACCACCGAGCACCTCCAGGCCGTCGTCCGGGTGCTCGTCGCGCTCGGCGCGGTCGCGGGCCCCCTGCTGGCCGCCGCGATCGGGCGGCACCGCCTGGTCGCCGGCGACTTCGTCTTCGCCCACGGCGGGGCCGCGTTCACCCTGATGCTGCTCGGCGCGCTGCTGCTGCCCGTCGCCGCCCTCGTCCTCGCCAGGACGGACGACCGGGCGGGCGTGCCGCTGCGCCGGGACCTGCGCGAGGCGCTGCGCGGCGGCGACCCGGCCGTCGCGCCCGCCGCCACCGGCTTCTTCCTCGCCCTGGAGGGCGGCGACGGTGCGGGCAAGTCCACTCAGGTCGAGGCGCTCGCCGACTGGATCCGGTCCAAGGGCCACGAGGTCGTCGTGACCCGCGAGCCCGGGGCCACCCCCGTCGGCAAGCGGCTGCGGTCGATCCTGCTCGACGTGTCCTCCGCCGGTCTGTCCAACCGGGCCGAGGCCCTGCTGTACGCCGCCGACCGCGCCGAGCACGTCGACTCCGTCGTCCGCCCGGCGCTGGAGCGCGGCGCGATCGTCATCTCCGACCGCTACATCGACTCGTCCGTGGCCTACCAGGGCGCGGGCCGGGATCTGGCCCCGACCGAGATCGCCCGGATCTCGCGGTGGGCGACGAGCGGCCTCGTACCGCATCTGACGGTGCTGCTGGACGTCGACCCGGCGACAGCCCGGGAGCGGTTCACGGAGGCGCCGGACCGGCTGGAGTCGGAACCGGCCGAGTTCCACGAGCGGGTGCGGTCCGGGTTCCTGACCCTGGCCGCCGCCGACCCGACGCGCTATCTGGTGGTGGACGCCGGCCAGGAGCCGGAGTCGATCACCACGGTCGTACGCCACCGGCTCGACCAGCTCCTGCCGCTCTCCGAGGCCGAGATCGAGGCCATCGAGGAGGCCCGCCGCCAGGCCATCGAGGAGGCCCGGCGCAAGGCGGAGGAGGAGGCCGCGCGCAAGGCCGAGGAGGAGCGCCTGGAGAAGGAGCGCCAGGAGCAGCTCGCCCGGCTGCGCGCCGAGGAGGAGGAGCGCAAGCAGCGCGAGCTGGAGGAGGCCCGCCGCCGCGAGGCCGAGCGCCAGGCCGAGGAGGCCCGGCAGCGCGCCGAGGAGGCCCGCCGCCGCGCCGAGGAGGACCGGCTCCGGCTGGAGGCCGAGGAGCGCGTCCGCGAGGCCGAGCAGGAACGCCTGCGCAAGCAGGCCGAGGAGGAGGCCCGGCTCCGCAAGGAGGCCGAGGCGCAGCGCCTGGAGAAGCAGCGCAAGGCCGAAGAGGCCCTGATGCGCGCCGAGGAGGCCCGCCGCCGGGCCGAGGCCGAGGCGGCCGCCCGTACGGAGGCGGCGCGGGCCGAGGCCGACCGGGCGGAGGCCCGGCGTGCGGAGGAGGCGCGGGCGTCCCGCGCCTCGCGTCCGGAGAGCTCCTCGCCGTCGTCCTCGCGGTCGGAGGGCCCGTCCGTTCCGGAGAACGAGCTCACGGTGCCCACGCCGATCGTGAACCCGAACGAGATCACGCAGCCGGTCCCGGCGGTCCGGCCGGAGGACGACCGTCCATCCGGATCCGGTACGGGCACGGGCACGGGTGCCCGTTCGGGATCCGCTCTCGGGGACGACGAGACGGCGATGCTGCCGCGCTTCTCGGACCAGCGGCCGGCGGACCGCCCGCAGGCTCGGGAGGCGGACGAGACGGCCGTGCTGCCGCCGGTCTCCGCCGATCGGCCCTCCGACCGGGTGCCCCAGGGCTTTTTCCGGGACGAGAGCCCGGCGTCCTCGCCCGCGGAGAGCGAGAACGAGCGCACCCGGGAACTGCCGCAGGTCGAGGACCCGAACGCCGGAGAGACGCCCGACCGGCAGCAGGGCCGCCGCACGCGCCCCCGCCCCGACTGGGCGGAGGAGACCCCGCTGGACGATCTGCCGACCCTGGCGGACGAGCTGCTCGGGGGCCACGAGGACGACGGCCCCGCGGGTCGCGGACGTCGCCCGCGCGGTTGA
- the topA gene encoding type I DNA topoisomerase — translation MSPTSETAQGGRRLVIVESPAKAKTIKGYLGPGYVVEASVGHIRDLPNGAAEVPDEYTGEVRRLGVDVEHDFQPIYVVNADKKAQVRKLKQLLAESDELFLATDEDREGEAIAWHLQEVLRPKVPVHRMVFHEITKDAIRAAVANPRELNQRMVDAQETRRILDRLYGYEVSPVLWKKVMPKLSAGRVQSVATRLVVERERERIAFRSAEYWDLTGKFATGRTGDASDPSTLTARLSAVDGRRIAQGRDFGPDGQLKAGSAQTLHLDETNARALAAALADSSFAVRSVESKPYRRSPYAPFRTTTLQQEASRKLGFGAKATMQVAQKLYENGFITYMRTDSTTLSDTAVAAARAQVTQLYGASYLPEKPRTYAGKVKNAQEAHEAIRPSGDRFRTPAETGLTGDQFRLYELIWKRTVASQMKDAVGNSVTVKIGGRASDGRDAEFSASGKTITFHGFMKAYVEGADDPNAELDDRERRLPQVAEGDALSADEITVDGHATKPPARYTEASLVKELEEREIGRPSTYASIIGTILDRGYVFKKGTALVPSFLSFAVVNLLEKHFGRLVDYDFTARMEDDLDRISRGEAQSVPWLKRFYFGVQPGDDTAAVGAASDAGNGDGDHLGGLKALVTDLGAIDAREISSFPVGNDIKLRVGRYGPYIERGEKDAEGHQRADVPEDLAPDELTVELAEELLAKPSGDFELGTDPVSGNQIIAKDGRYGPYVTEVLPEGTPKTGKNAVKPRTASLFKSMSLDTVTLADALKLMSLPRVVGEDAEGVEITAQNGRYGPYLKKGTDSRSLTSEEQLFDITLEEALAIYAQPKQRGRAAAKPPLKELGTDPVSGAPVVVKDGRFGAYVTDGETNATLRTGDSVEDITPERGYELLAEKRAKGPAKKKTAKKAPAKKATAKKTAAKKTAATKTAAAKKTAAKKTTTAKKATTAKTAAKKTATAKKTASAASSAPSDD, via the coding sequence TTGTCCCCGACCAGCGAGACCGCACAGGGCGGCCGCCGACTCGTCATCGTCGAGTCGCCTGCCAAGGCGAAGACGATCAAGGGCTATCTCGGCCCCGGATACGTCGTCGAGGCGAGCGTCGGGCACATCCGCGACCTCCCGAACGGCGCGGCCGAGGTCCCGGACGAGTACACCGGCGAGGTACGCCGCCTCGGGGTGGACGTCGAACACGACTTCCAGCCCATCTATGTCGTCAACGCCGACAAGAAGGCCCAGGTCAGGAAGCTCAAGCAGCTGCTGGCCGAGTCCGACGAACTCTTCCTCGCCACCGATGAGGACCGCGAGGGCGAAGCCATCGCGTGGCACCTCCAGGAAGTGCTCAGGCCCAAGGTCCCGGTCCACCGGATGGTTTTCCACGAGATCACCAAGGACGCGATCCGGGCCGCCGTCGCCAACCCGCGCGAGCTCAACCAGCGCATGGTCGACGCCCAGGAGACCCGCCGCATCCTCGACCGCCTCTACGGCTACGAGGTCTCGCCGGTCCTGTGGAAGAAGGTCATGCCGAAGCTCTCGGCGGGCCGCGTCCAGTCCGTCGCCACCCGGCTCGTCGTCGAGCGGGAGCGCGAGCGCATCGCCTTCCGCTCCGCCGAGTACTGGGACCTGACCGGAAAGTTCGCCACCGGCCGCACCGGTGACGCCTCCGACCCCTCGACCCTCACCGCCCGCCTCAGCGCGGTCGACGGCCGCCGGATCGCCCAGGGCCGCGACTTCGGCCCCGACGGGCAGCTGAAGGCCGGCTCCGCCCAGACCCTGCACCTGGACGAGACGAACGCCCGCGCCCTGGCCGCCGCGCTCGCCGACTCCTCCTTCGCGGTCCGGTCCGTCGAGTCGAAGCCGTACCGGCGCTCCCCGTACGCCCCCTTCCGGACCACGACCCTCCAGCAGGAGGCGAGCCGCAAGCTGGGCTTCGGGGCGAAGGCGACCATGCAGGTGGCGCAGAAGCTGTACGAGAACGGCTTCATCACCTATATGCGTACGGACTCCACGACCCTCTCGGACACCGCGGTCGCCGCGGCCCGGGCCCAGGTCACGCAGTTGTACGGGGCGAGCTACCTCCCCGAGAAGCCGCGTACGTACGCCGGGAAGGTCAAGAACGCGCAGGAGGCGCACGAAGCGATCCGCCCCTCCGGCGACCGCTTCCGCACCCCCGCCGAGACCGGGCTCACCGGCGACCAGTTCCGGCTCTACGAGCTGATCTGGAAGCGGACCGTCGCCTCCCAGATGAAGGACGCCGTCGGCAACTCCGTCACCGTCAAGATCGGTGGCCGGGCGAGCGACGGCCGGGACGCCGAGTTCTCCGCGTCCGGCAAGACGATCACCTTCCACGGCTTCATGAAGGCGTACGTCGAGGGCGCCGACGACCCGAACGCCGAGCTGGACGACCGCGAGCGCCGGCTGCCGCAGGTGGCCGAGGGCGACGCGCTGTCCGCCGACGAGATCACGGTCGACGGCCATGCCACCAAGCCCCCGGCCCGCTACACCGAGGCCTCGCTGGTCAAGGAGCTCGAAGAGCGGGAGATCGGCCGCCCCTCCACGTACGCCTCGATCATCGGGACGATCCTGGACCGCGGTTACGTCTTCAAGAAGGGCACGGCGCTCGTCCCGTCCTTCCTGTCCTTCGCCGTGGTCAACCTGCTGGAGAAGCACTTCGGCCGGCTCGTCGACTACGACTTCACCGCCCGCATGGAGGACGACCTCGACCGCATCTCGCGGGGCGAGGCCCAGTCCGTGCCGTGGCTCAAGCGCTTCTACTTCGGGGTCCAGCCCGGTGACGACACCGCTGCCGTCGGAGCGGCCTCCGACGCGGGCAACGGCGACGGCGACCACCTCGGCGGTCTGAAGGCCCTGGTCACCGACCTCGGCGCGATCGACGCCCGGGAGATCTCCTCCTTCCCCGTCGGCAACGACATCAAGCTCCGTGTCGGCCGCTACGGTCCGTACATCGAGCGGGGCGAGAAGGACGCCGAGGGCCACCAGCGGGCCGACGTGCCCGAGGACCTGGCGCCCGACGAGCTGACCGTCGAGCTCGCCGAGGAGCTGCTGGCGAAGCCCAGCGGCGACTTCGAGCTGGGCACCGACCCGGTCAGCGGCAACCAGATCATCGCCAAGGACGGCCGCTACGGCCCGTACGTCACCGAGGTGCTGCCCGAGGGGACGCCGAAGACCGGCAAGAACGCGGTGAAGCCGCGGACCGCCTCCCTCTTCAAGTCCATGTCCCTGGACACGGTCACCCTCGCCGACGCCCTCAAGCTGATGTCGCTGCCGCGTGTCGTCGGCGAGGACGCCGAGGGCGTCGAGATCACCGCGCAGAACGGCCGCTACGGCCCGTATCTGAAGAAGGGCACCGACTCCCGGTCGTTGACCTCCGAGGAGCAGCTCTTCGACATCACCCTCGAAGAGGCCCTCGCGATCTACGCCCAGCCCAAGCAGCGCGGCCGGGCCGCGGCCAAGCCGCCGCTCAAGGAGCTGGGCACCGACCCGGTCAGCGGTGCGCCGGTCGTGGTCAAGGACGGCCGCTTCGGCGCGTACGTCACCGACGGCGAGACCAACGCGACGCTGCGGACCGGCGACAGCGTCGAGGACATCACGCCGGAGCGCGGCTACGAGCTGCTCGCCGAGAAGCGCGCCAAGGGGCCCGCGAAGAAGAAGACGGCCAAGAAGGCGCCGGCGAAGAAGGCGACGGCCAAGAAGACGGCCGCGAAGAAGACGGCGGCCACCAAGACCGCGGCCGCCAAGAAGACCGCGGCGAAGAAGACGACGACGGCCAAGAAGGCGACGACCGCCAAGACGGCCGCCAAGAAGACGGCGACGGCGAAGAAGACGGCTTCGGCCGCCTCCTCCGCCCCGTCGGACGACTGA
- a CDS encoding DNA polymerase III subunit delta' encodes MTVWDDLVGQIRVQEQLAAAAKDADALVTAVSDGKPLDQGSKMTHAWLFTGPPGSGRSTAARAFAAALQCTSPDRALGGVPGCGFCDGCHTSLIGTHADVQVIRTDLLSIGVKETRDLVRRAQLSPAVGRWQVIVMEDADRLTEGAGNVLLKAVEEPAPRTVWMLCAPSLEDVLPTIRSRCRHLTLSTPPVEAVADVLIRRDGVDPERAHSAARATQGHIGRARRLATDERARARRAAVLKVPLRVADVGGCLKAAQELIDTATDDAKQLAEEVDVKETEDLKAALGGVAGGRMPRGTAGAMKELEDKQKRRKTRTQRDSLDLALTELTGFYRDVLALQLGSRIAIANVDVQDSLDRIAESSTPAQTLRRIESVIACREAMDRNVAPLLAVEAMTMALRAG; translated from the coding sequence ATGACCGTATGGGACGACCTGGTCGGACAGATCCGCGTGCAGGAACAGCTCGCCGCCGCCGCCAAGGACGCCGACGCCCTGGTCACCGCCGTGTCCGACGGAAAGCCGCTGGACCAGGGCTCGAAGATGACGCACGCCTGGCTGTTCACCGGACCGCCCGGCTCCGGCCGGTCCACGGCGGCACGGGCCTTCGCCGCGGCGCTCCAGTGCACGAGCCCGGACCGGGCGCTCGGCGGCGTACCCGGCTGCGGGTTCTGCGACGGCTGCCACACCAGCCTGATCGGCACACACGCCGACGTCCAGGTCATCCGTACGGATCTGCTCTCCATCGGCGTGAAGGAGACCCGCGACCTGGTCCGGCGCGCCCAGCTCTCCCCGGCGGTCGGCCGGTGGCAGGTCATCGTGATGGAGGACGCCGACCGCCTCACCGAGGGTGCGGGCAACGTCCTGCTGAAGGCCGTCGAGGAGCCCGCCCCGCGCACGGTCTGGATGCTGTGCGCCCCCTCGCTCGAAGACGTCCTGCCCACGATCCGCTCCCGCTGCCGGCACCTCACCCTGAGTACCCCGCCGGTGGAGGCGGTGGCCGACGTCCTGATTCGCCGCGACGGCGTCGACCCCGAGCGGGCGCACTCCGCGGCCCGCGCCACCCAGGGGCACATCGGCCGGGCGCGCCGCCTCGCGACGGACGAGCGGGCGCGGGCTCGGCGGGCGGCGGTGCTGAAGGTTCCGCTGCGGGTCGCCGACGTCGGCGGCTGCCTGAAGGCGGCCCAGGAGCTGATCGACACGGCCACCGACGACGCCAAGCAGCTGGCGGAGGAGGTCGACGTCAAGGAGACCGAGGACCTCAAGGCAGCGCTCGGCGGGGTGGCCGGGGGCCGGATGCCGCGCGGTACGGCGGGCGCGATGAAGGAGCTGGAGGACAAGCAGAAGCGCCGCAAGACGCGTACACAGCGCGACAGCCTCGATCTGGCGCTGACCGAGCTCACCGGGTTCTACCGCGATGTGCTGGCGCTCCAGCTCGGCTCCCGGATCGCCATCGCCAACGTCGACGTGCAGGACTCCCTCGACCGGATCGCGGAGTCCTCGACGCCCGCGCAGACCCTGCGCAGGATCGAGTCGGTGATCGCCTGCCGGGAGGCGATGGACCGCAATGTGGCGCCGCTGCTCGCGGTGGAGGCGATGACGATGGCGCTGCGGGCGGGCTGA
- a CDS encoding NUDIX hydrolase, whose protein sequence is MHPRRTTSTCGHQFPAGEVEPGKEREAAAVRETQEETGLTVEAVKLLGERVHPKTGRLMSYTACQILGGTAHVADTEELAELAWVSHGDIPEYLPYGLFEPVQDYLEVAQNS, encoded by the coding sequence ATTCACCCAAGGAGGACTACCAGCACCTGCGGCCACCAGTTCCCCGCCGGGGAGGTCGAGCCCGGCAAGGAACGTGAGGCCGCCGCCGTACGGGAAACCCAGGAGGAGACAGGGCTGACCGTCGAGGCGGTCAAGCTTCTCGGCGAGCGCGTTCACCCCAAGACGGGCCGCCTCATGTCCTACACCGCCTGCCAGATCCTGGGCGGCACAGCTCACGTCGCCGATACCGAGGAGCTTGCCGAGCTTGCCTGGGTATCCCATGGCGACATCCCGGAGTACCTGCCGTACGGGCTGTTCGAGCCGGTGCAGGACTACCTGGAGGTGGCCCAAAACTCCTGA